A window of the Nisaea acidiphila genome harbors these coding sequences:
- a CDS encoding circularly permuted type 2 ATP-grasp protein, with protein MFGVDGKVREPYRDYHNWIDQEDPAQLLKKSAEAETFFRRTGITFNVYGDAQNTERLIPFDVVPRVVSAREWSRLARGIEQRVRAINAFLHDIYHRQEIIRAGRVPERLIAENSAFEPKMIGVSPPGGVYTHIVGIDLVRTGDNEFFVLEDNARTPSGVSYMLENRETMLQMFPELFSKIPVQSVSDYPKNLRRALARSAPRACGGRPVIAVLTPGIHNSAYFEHSFLADQMGAELVEGHDLRVIDGRVAMRTTKGYTPIDVIYRRVDDEFLDPLNFNPDSMLGVPGILDVYRSGGITLANAPGTGIADDKAVYSYMPEIVQFYTGEAPILKNVDTWRCSEPDSLAYVLEHLEELVVKEVHGSGGYGMLIGPTASKKEIARFRKLLKAKPGNYIAQPTLALSTVPILTKAGLAPRHVDLRPFVLVSPESIDITPGGLTRVALKKGSLVVNSSQGGGTKDTWVLDD; from the coding sequence ATGTTTGGCGTCGACGGCAAGGTTCGCGAGCCTTACCGCGACTATCACAACTGGATCGACCAAGAAGATCCGGCTCAACTTCTGAAAAAGTCCGCCGAGGCGGAAACCTTTTTCAGGCGCACCGGGATCACCTTCAACGTCTATGGCGATGCCCAGAACACCGAGCGGCTGATCCCGTTCGATGTGGTGCCCCGGGTCGTGTCTGCCAGGGAATGGTCGCGTCTCGCCCGCGGGATCGAGCAGCGCGTCCGCGCCATCAACGCCTTTCTGCACGATATCTATCACCGCCAGGAAATCATCCGTGCCGGCCGCGTTCCGGAGAGGCTGATCGCCGAGAACAGCGCTTTCGAGCCAAAGATGATCGGCGTGTCCCCTCCCGGCGGCGTCTACACTCATATTGTCGGCATCGATCTTGTCCGGACCGGCGACAATGAGTTCTTCGTTCTCGAAGACAATGCGCGCACGCCGTCCGGCGTCTCCTACATGCTGGAAAACCGGGAGACGATGCTGCAGATGTTCCCGGAACTCTTCTCCAAGATTCCGGTACAGAGCGTCAGCGATTATCCGAAGAACCTTCGGCGGGCTCTGGCAAGATCGGCGCCGCGCGCCTGCGGCGGGCGGCCGGTCATCGCGGTTCTGACCCCGGGCATTCACAATTCCGCCTATTTCGAGCATTCCTTCCTCGCCGACCAGATGGGGGCCGAACTGGTCGAGGGGCACGACCTGCGCGTGATCGACGGCCGCGTCGCCATGCGGACGACCAAAGGCTACACGCCGATCGACGTGATCTACCGCCGCGTCGACGACGAATTCCTCGATCCTCTGAACTTCAATCCGGACTCCATGCTCGGCGTGCCGGGTATTCTGGACGTCTACCGGTCAGGCGGCATCACGCTCGCCAACGCGCCCGGAACCGGGATCGCCGACGACAAGGCGGTCTATTCCTACATGCCCGAGATCGTTCAGTTCTATACGGGCGAAGCGCCGATCCTGAAGAATGTCGATACCTGGCGCTGCAGCGAACCGGACTCACTGGCCTATGTGCTCGAGCACCTGGAAGAGCTGGTGGTGAAGGAAGTGCACGGATCGGGCGGCTACGGCATGCTGATCGGCCCGACCGCGAGCAAGAAGGAAATCGCCCGGTTCCGCAAACTCCTGAAGGCAAAGCCCGGCAACTATATTGCCCAGCCGACGCTCGCGCTCTCGACCGTGCCGATCCTGACGAAGGCGGGCCTGGCCCCGCGCCACGTCGACCTTCGTCCCTTCGTCCTGGTCTCGCCGGAGAGCATCGACATCACCCCCGGGGGGCTCACCCGGGTCGCTCTCAAGAAGGGCTCGCTCGTGGTGAATTCCAGCCAGGGCGGCGGCACCAAAGACACCTGGGTACTGGACGACTGA
- a CDS encoding alpha-E domain-containing protein, producing the protein MLGKSAGGLYWMFRYLERSENLARLLEAGFRIALTRSSAATSEWQSVVATAGVTAGFEAKHDEYTGANVVDFLLRDRDNSSSVRAVTDQARTNARMVRTALTREVWEATNECWMVLNQILQRPIRERDLPEILSVIKQQSTLVRGTMFGTMLRNDIYNFSRLGTFIERADNTARILDVKYYVLLPSLSHVGSSLDNVQWETILRSVSANRSYRWLNGEDINPSSIADFLILDRSMPRSLAHCVQEILVNLNQLAVAYDERKPCHECAEKIFEKLDKRSIDSILASGLHEFLKNFIQGMSELSSQIEQDYRFYS; encoded by the coding sequence ATGCTGGGAAAATCCGCAGGCGGCCTTTACTGGATGTTCCGCTACCTGGAGCGGAGCGAGAATCTCGCACGGCTTCTGGAAGCCGGTTTCCGGATCGCGCTGACCCGGTCTTCGGCCGCAACCAGCGAATGGCAGTCCGTCGTTGCGACGGCAGGGGTCACGGCCGGATTCGAAGCCAAGCACGACGAATACACCGGCGCCAACGTCGTCGATTTCCTGCTGCGGGACCGGGACAATTCGTCGAGTGTCCGCGCGGTAACCGATCAGGCCCGCACCAACGCCCGCATGGTCCGTACCGCTCTCACCAGAGAGGTTTGGGAGGCCACAAACGAGTGCTGGATGGTGTTGAACCAGATCCTGCAGCGACCGATACGCGAACGCGATCTCCCCGAGATTCTTAGCGTTATCAAGCAGCAGAGCACGCTGGTGCGTGGAACCATGTTCGGCACGATGCTGAGGAACGACATCTACAATTTCTCCCGGCTCGGCACCTTCATCGAGCGGGCGGACAACACGGCCCGGATACTGGACGTCAAATACTACGTCCTGCTGCCGTCGCTCTCCCATGTCGGCTCGTCCCTCGACAACGTACAGTGGGAAACCATCTTGCGCTCGGTCTCCGCCAACCGGTCCTATCGCTGGCTGAACGGCGAGGACATCAATCCGAGCAGCATCGCCGACTTTCTCATTCTCGACCGCAGCATGCCGCGCTCGCTGGCCCATTGCGTCCAGGAGATTCTCGTCAACTTGAATCAGCTCGCCGTCGCCTATGACGAGCGCAAGCCATGCCATGAATGCGCCGAGAAAATCTTCGAGAAACTCGACAAGCGATCGATCGATTCCATTCTCGCGTCTGGCTTGCACGAATTCTTAAAGAATTTCATCCAAGGTATGAGTGAGCTCAGCAGCCAGATCGAACAGGACTACAGGTTCTACAGCTAG
- a CDS encoding transglutaminase family protein has translation MRLRISHRTSYHYDAPVPFALQQLRKTPRSFAMQSVLDWQITLEGAKEELSFTDQHGNHVILSSIESGSEEITILVEGDVETHNTHGVLGEEGFQPPFWYYLRETPSTAPGPEVRKLLKGLDPEPDGDISQLHALSALIRDNVAYETGMTEVTTTSEDALKAGHGVCQDHTHIMIAAARTLGYASRYVSGYLMMNDRVHQDAAHAWAEIHVADIGWVGFDVSNGYSPDERYVRVACGLDYKEAAPVSGVRFGDSAESLSVNLQVEQQ, from the coding sequence ATGCGCCTCAGGATTTCACACAGGACGAGCTATCACTACGACGCTCCGGTCCCCTTCGCGCTTCAGCAATTGCGCAAGACGCCGCGCTCATTTGCCATGCAGTCCGTCTTGGACTGGCAGATCACGCTGGAAGGCGCGAAGGAAGAGCTGAGCTTCACCGATCAGCACGGCAATCACGTCATTCTCAGCAGCATCGAGAGCGGCAGCGAGGAAATCACCATCCTCGTCGAAGGCGACGTCGAGACCCACAACACCCATGGCGTCCTCGGCGAGGAAGGCTTTCAGCCCCCGTTCTGGTACTACCTCCGGGAGACCCCCTCGACGGCTCCTGGCCCGGAAGTGCGGAAGCTGCTGAAAGGTCTTGATCCGGAACCGGATGGCGATATCAGCCAGCTGCACGCGTTAAGCGCACTGATTCGCGATAACGTAGCCTACGAAACCGGAATGACCGAGGTCACCACGACCTCGGAAGACGCCCTGAAGGCGGGTCACGGCGTATGTCAGGATCACACGCATATCATGATCGCCGCCGCCCGGACGCTCGGCTACGCGTCCCGCTATGTCAGCGGTTACCTTATGATGAACGACCGCGTGCACCAGGACGCGGCACACGCGTGGGCGGAAATTCACGTCGCCGATATCGGCTGGGTCGGCTTCGACGTCTCTAACGGGTATTCGCCCGACGAACGATATGTTCGTGTCGCCTGTGGTTTGGATTATAAAGAAGCGGCGCCTGTTTCCGGGGTGCGGTTCGGCGACAGCGCCGAATCCCTCTCCGTCAACCTGCAGGTGGAACAACAGTAA
- a CDS encoding proteasome-type protease, with protein sequence MTYCVGLRLEKGLVFMSDTRTNSGVDNISQFKKLFTWAQPGERVITMLTAGNLATTQTVVSLIDERTKAPEDRNPSILEAPSMFDVARQVGAMLRDVIRTASPTGERADSKFDATIILGGQIRGGAPRLFMIYPEGNFLEASEDTPFFQIGETKYGRPIILRAYEPTMSFEEAVKLLFVSFDSTIKANLSVGLPLDLQTYESDSFEIGHQRRVTADDPYYMSVSQGWGDALKSAFNALPDFHF encoded by the coding sequence ATGACCTACTGTGTCGGCCTCAGGCTGGAGAAAGGTCTCGTTTTCATGTCCGACACCCGCACCAACTCGGGTGTCGACAATATTTCCCAGTTCAAGAAGCTGTTCACCTGGGCGCAGCCGGGCGAGCGCGTGATCACCATGCTGACCGCCGGCAATCTCGCGACGACTCAGACCGTGGTCAGCCTGATCGACGAGCGGACCAAGGCCCCCGAAGACCGCAATCCCTCGATCCTTGAGGCGCCGTCCATGTTCGACGTCGCGCGTCAGGTCGGCGCGATGCTCCGAGACGTGATCCGGACCGCCTCGCCGACGGGAGAGCGCGCGGATTCGAAATTCGACGCGACGATCATTCTCGGCGGCCAGATCCGCGGCGGCGCCCCGCGGCTCTTCATGATCTACCCTGAAGGCAATTTTCTGGAAGCGTCCGAGGACACCCCCTTCTTCCAGATCGGCGAGACGAAATACGGCCGGCCGATCATCCTGCGCGCCTACGAGCCGACGATGAGCTTCGAGGAGGCGGTTAAGCTGCTCTTCGTCTCCTTCGACTCCACAATAAAGGCCAATCTTTCCGTCGGCCTGCCGCTGGATCTCCAAACCTACGAGTCGGACAGTTTCGAAATCGGCCATCAGCGCCGGGTGACGGCGGACGATCCCTATTACATGTCTGTCTCGCAAGGCTGGGGCGACGCCCTGAAGAGCGCCTTCAACGCGCTACCGGACTTTCATTTCTGA
- a CDS encoding VOC family protein, whose amino-acid sequence MTVKRIVANIAAPDVEKTARFYKELFGLELKMDLGWIATLGSDESMRVQFSLMREGGSGAPVPDISIEVDDLDAMVEKVRGAGYETEYGPADEPWGVRRFYLRDPEGRLVNVLTHL is encoded by the coding sequence ATGACCGTGAAACGCATCGTCGCGAACATCGCCGCCCCGGACGTGGAGAAGACCGCGCGGTTCTACAAGGAATTATTCGGGCTCGAGCTCAAGATGGACCTCGGCTGGATCGCGACCCTCGGCTCGGACGAGAGCATGCGCGTCCAGTTCAGCCTGATGCGCGAAGGCGGCTCGGGCGCGCCGGTGCCGGATATCTCGATTGAGGTGGACGACCTCGACGCTATGGTCGAGAAGGTCCGGGGTGCCGGCTACGAGACCGAATACGGCCCCGCGGACGAGCCATGGGGCGTCCGCCGGTTCTATCTCCGCGATCCGGAAGGCCGCCTCGTCAACGTGCTGACCCACCTTTGA
- a CDS encoding MOSC domain-containing protein, which produces MQWTGRLDHIHICAKGSEDMIELDEAILVAGKGIEGDRYFLGTGTYSDKPAADRQVTLIESETLEALARDHEMELTPVESRRNLTVTGVPLNHLVGKKFRVGETVLYGGRLNTPCQYLDDLLGKKLFKLLLNRSGLNCEIVDGGVIRPGDTVRSME; this is translated from the coding sequence ATGCAGTGGACAGGCCGTCTCGATCACATCCATATCTGCGCCAAGGGATCAGAGGATATGATCGAACTCGACGAGGCCATACTCGTCGCCGGCAAGGGGATCGAGGGCGACCGGTATTTCCTCGGGACCGGAACCTATTCGGACAAGCCGGCGGCCGACCGCCAGGTCACCCTGATCGAGAGCGAGACGCTGGAAGCGCTTGCCCGCGATCACGAGATGGAGCTGACGCCGGTCGAAAGCCGGCGGAACCTGACCGTCACCGGCGTGCCGCTGAACCATCTGGTCGGGAAGAAATTCCGCGTCGGCGAAACCGTCCTCTATGGCGGCCGGCTGAACACGCCCTGCCAGTATCTCGACGATCTTCTCGGCAAGAAGCTCTTCAAGCTGCTGCTGAACCGTTCCGGCCTCAATTGCGAGATCGTCGACGGCGGGGTAATCCGGCCCGGAGACACGGTCCGGTCCATGGAGTGA
- a CDS encoding xanthine dehydrogenase family protein molybdopterin-binding subunit: protein MLVQKLNAMAARAKTDPVSRRGFLLGAAATSAGVAIGFRPLAGLAATEPAKTGGDLAAYIAISEDDTVTIYSSQFDMGQGSYHGIATLVLEELGADWRQVRVEGASGNLAHYGNMAWGGGFQGSGGSTSMTSSWDRYRKAGAAGRMMLAEAAAREWGVPASEIAVEKGVVAHAGSGKSSGFGAFAKAAAGVSIPDDIKLKDRSEWTEIGNEGTKRYDRVGKTRGAQDFTIDVKLPGMLTAVMIHPPKFGAKVASFDAADAKAVKGVSDVVAIHRGVAVVAKDMWTALKARDLVTVEWDESEAETRGSAEIMAAYNDLAVKAPMAVARKDGDPEGAMASAAKVIEASYEFPYLAHAAMEPLNAVAAMNADGVLEIWGGHQMPDYYQQMASKTADIPPENIRMHVMKTGGGFGRRATPDADVITEVTAIGKAIGWKAPVKLQWTRENDMRGGRYRPAYVHRMRAGLDADGKLVAWDNHIVGQSIVANTLFSGLIKDGVDATSVEGSSTLPYAIPNLGVGLTTTESKVPVLWWRSVGSTHTAYATEVFLDEVIAEIGADQVQFRLDLLKDHPRHAGVLKLAAEEAGWGTPLPDGHHWGVAVHESFHSYVAEIAEVSVEDGEVIVHRVVAAVDVGTPINPDVIRAQVEGGIGFGLGSVLQEELTLTDGEVDQGNYDGYLPLRIDRMPKVEVHIVPSTEPPTGIGEPGVPPIGPAVANAVFRASGKRVRTLPFEKGFKSA from the coding sequence ATGCTGGTACAGAAACTCAATGCCATGGCCGCACGGGCGAAGACCGATCCGGTTTCCCGCCGCGGCTTCCTGCTCGGCGCTGCCGCTACGTCGGCGGGTGTCGCCATTGGCTTCCGGCCTCTGGCCGGGCTTGCGGCGACCGAACCCGCCAAGACGGGCGGCGACCTTGCGGCCTATATCGCGATCTCGGAAGACGACACCGTCACGATTTACTCCTCCCAGTTCGATATGGGGCAGGGCTCCTATCACGGGATCGCCACGCTCGTGCTGGAAGAGCTTGGCGCCGACTGGAGGCAGGTTCGCGTCGAGGGCGCGTCCGGCAATCTCGCCCACTATGGGAACATGGCCTGGGGCGGCGGTTTCCAGGGGTCCGGCGGGTCGACCTCCATGACCTCGTCCTGGGACCGCTACCGCAAGGCCGGTGCAGCGGGACGCATGATGCTGGCGGAAGCGGCGGCTCGGGAATGGGGCGTTCCCGCTTCGGAGATCGCGGTAGAGAAAGGCGTCGTCGCCCATGCCGGCTCCGGAAAGTCCTCCGGCTTCGGGGCCTTCGCCAAGGCGGCAGCCGGGGTCTCGATCCCGGACGACATCAAGCTGAAGGACCGCTCGGAATGGACCGAGATCGGCAATGAGGGAACCAAGCGCTACGACCGGGTCGGCAAGACCAGGGGTGCGCAGGATTTCACCATCGACGTGAAACTGCCCGGCATGCTGACGGCGGTGATGATCCATCCGCCGAAATTCGGTGCCAAGGTCGCGTCCTTCGACGCGGCCGATGCCAAGGCGGTGAAGGGGGTCAGCGATGTCGTCGCCATTCATCGCGGCGTCGCCGTTGTTGCCAAGGACATGTGGACCGCGCTGAAGGCGCGAGATCTCGTCACCGTCGAATGGGACGAGAGCGAAGCCGAGACGCGGGGCTCCGCCGAGATCATGGCGGCCTATAACGATCTCGCGGTCAAGGCGCCGATGGCCGTCGCCCGCAAGGACGGCGATCCCGAAGGTGCTATGGCTTCGGCCGCCAAGGTGATCGAGGCGAGCTACGAGTTCCCCTATCTCGCCCATGCCGCCATGGAACCCCTGAACGCGGTGGCCGCCATGAATGCGGACGGCGTGCTGGAGATCTGGGGCGGGCACCAGATGCCGGACTATTACCAGCAGATGGCCTCCAAGACCGCCGACATCCCGCCGGAAAATATCCGCATGCACGTCATGAAGACGGGCGGCGGGTTCGGCCGGCGGGCCACGCCGGACGCCGACGTGATCACCGAAGTGACGGCGATCGGCAAGGCGATCGGCTGGAAGGCGCCGGTGAAGCTGCAATGGACCCGCGAAAACGACATGCGGGGCGGCCGTTACCGCCCGGCCTATGTCCACAGGATGCGGGCAGGGCTCGATGCCGACGGCAAGCTGGTGGCGTGGGACAATCACATCGTCGGCCAGTCCATCGTCGCCAACACGCTCTTCTCCGGCCTGATCAAGGACGGTGTGGATGCGACGTCGGTGGAAGGCTCATCGACCTTGCCCTACGCCATTCCCAATCTCGGCGTCGGGCTTACAACGACGGAGTCCAAAGTGCCGGTGCTCTGGTGGCGCTCGGTCGGCTCCACCCACACGGCCTACGCGACCGAGGTTTTTCTCGACGAGGTGATCGCCGAGATCGGCGCCGATCAGGTGCAGTTCCGTCTCGACCTTCTGAAGGACCATCCACGCCACGCGGGGGTTCTGAAACTCGCGGCGGAGGAGGCCGGATGGGGCACGCCGCTCCCGGACGGGCACCACTGGGGCGTGGCCGTGCATGAGAGTTTCCACTCCTATGTCGCGGAGATTGCCGAAGTCTCGGTCGAAGACGGAGAGGTGATCGTGCACCGGGTGGTCGCGGCCGTGGATGTCGGCACGCCGATCAATCCGGACGTGATCAGGGCCCAGGTCGAGGGCGGCATCGGCTTCGGTCTGGGCTCCGTCCTGCAGGAGGAACTCACGCTGACCGACGGGGAGGTCGACCAGGGGAACTATGACGGCTATCTGCCGCTCCGTATCGACCGTATGCCGAAGGTCGAGGTGCATATCGTGCCGAGCACCGAACCGCCGACCGGGATCGGCGAGCCCGGTGTCCCGCCGATCGGCCCGGCCGTCGCCAACGCGGTGTTCCGCGCCAGCGGCAAGCGGGTTCGGACCCTGCCGTTCGAGAAGGGGTTCAAGTCGGCCTGA
- a CDS encoding (2Fe-2S)-binding protein, whose translation MITLNLNGTEHQLDADGDTPLLWAIRDHAGLTGTKFGCGMAMCGACTVHVDGVPVRSCQTYLEDVAGAKVTTIEGIDGKVAETVQTVWADLDVPQCGYCQSGQIMSAAALLAETPKPTDEDIDAAMSGNLCRCATYQRIRAAIHEAADRLEA comes from the coding sequence ATGATCACACTCAATCTGAACGGCACCGAGCATCAGCTCGACGCCGACGGCGATACGCCGTTGCTTTGGGCGATCCGCGACCATGCCGGTCTGACGGGCACCAAGTTCGGCTGCGGCATGGCGATGTGCGGCGCCTGCACGGTCCATGTCGACGGGGTTCCTGTCCGCTCCTGCCAGACGTACCTGGAGGATGTCGCCGGCGCCAAGGTGACCACCATCGAGGGCATCGACGGCAAGGTGGCTGAGACGGTGCAGACGGTCTGGGCCGATCTCGACGTGCCGCAATGCGGCTACTGCCAGTCCGGGCAGATCATGTCCGCGGCGGCGTTGCTCGCCGAGACGCCGAAGCCGACGGACGAGGATATCGACGCGGCGATGAGCGGCAATCTCTGCCGCTGCGCCACCTACCAACGCATCCGCGCCGCGATCCACGAAGCGGCCGACCGTCTGGAGGCCTGA
- a CDS encoding LysR substrate-binding domain-containing protein — MSRDLLPHLPVILAVARRGGFAAAAKELGMSASAVSHSVRMVEDRLGLPLFARTTRSVSLTDWGQLLVDTAGPSISGLDDALERLKSAQGSVSGLLRLTVAQPFTSMAITPVVKEMLRRYPDLKIELDSDKRFVDIVAGGFDAGVRLGGSIDQDMKTFRLTPPFRTIMAAAPSYIERRGLPNSLEDLANHDCMSYRMPSGGIYDWELESGTGEVRVPSSGSIIVNDWSIALEFALEGLGIIYMFEPMLADELAGGSLVEVLPEASVEETGLFLYYPERTANNPKLRAFIDTARSVLRRRSATGAPDPQASINRSRPSASS; from the coding sequence ATGAGCCGAGACCTTCTCCCCCACCTCCCCGTGATCCTCGCCGTCGCGCGGCGCGGCGGGTTCGCCGCCGCCGCTAAGGAGCTTGGAATGAGCGCCTCCGCGGTCAGCCATTCCGTCCGCATGGTGGAGGACCGGCTCGGCCTGCCGCTCTTCGCCCGCACCACGCGGAGCGTCTCGCTGACCGACTGGGGCCAGTTGCTGGTCGACACAGCCGGGCCGTCCATTTCCGGGCTGGATGACGCGCTGGAACGATTGAAATCGGCGCAGGGCAGCGTCTCCGGCCTGCTGCGCCTCACCGTTGCCCAGCCCTTCACCTCAATGGCGATCACTCCCGTGGTGAAGGAAATGCTCCGGCGCTATCCCGATCTGAAGATCGAGCTCGATTCCGACAAGCGCTTCGTCGATATCGTGGCCGGGGGCTTCGATGCCGGCGTGCGGCTCGGCGGCAGTATCGACCAGGATATGAAAACCTTCCGCCTGACCCCGCCCTTCCGAACCATCATGGCGGCAGCGCCTTCCTATATCGAACGCCGCGGACTTCCGAACTCGCTTGAGGATCTGGCGAACCACGATTGCATGTCCTACCGGATGCCGTCTGGCGGGATCTATGACTGGGAGCTGGAATCCGGCACCGGCGAAGTCCGGGTTCCGAGTTCGGGCAGCATCATCGTCAACGACTGGTCGATCGCGCTGGAATTCGCGCTGGAAGGGCTCGGCATCATTTACATGTTCGAGCCCATGCTGGCGGACGAGCTGGCCGGCGGCAGTCTCGTCGAGGTGCTTCCGGAAGCCTCCGTCGAGGAGACCGGGCTCTTCCTCTATTACCCCGAGCGCACCGCGAACAATCCGAAGCTGCGCGCCTTCATCGACACGGCGAGATCGGTTCTCCGCCGGCGGAGCGCCACCGGAGCCCCGGACCCTCAGGCCTCGATAAACCGCTCTCGGCCTTCCGCAAGCTCATAG
- a CDS encoding histidine phosphatase family protein, whose protein sequence is MIYLSRHGETVWNRAGRLQGTLDSPLTLKGMRQAERIGKCILKELDGRKVARFVSSPLGRARQTAAIIADVLDLDAHGIDTDERLREASFGSWGGLLMDEVVRAHASCWEARLADRWTVAPPGGESYRDVAQRLQDFIDEHSGLEGGGEVTILVAHGLANRVLRGLILGAPPEEFMSYDEPQDGFYELAEGRERFIEA, encoded by the coding sequence ATGATTTATCTTTCGCGCCACGGAGAAACCGTCTGGAATCGCGCCGGGCGACTCCAGGGTACTCTCGATTCACCGCTGACACTGAAAGGTATGCGGCAAGCCGAACGTATCGGGAAGTGTATCCTGAAGGAGCTCGACGGCCGGAAGGTCGCCCGCTTCGTGTCGAGCCCGCTCGGCCGCGCCCGGCAGACCGCGGCGATCATCGCGGATGTGCTTGATCTCGACGCACACGGGATCGACACGGATGAGAGACTTCGGGAGGCGAGTTTCGGGAGCTGGGGTGGGCTGCTTATGGACGAGGTGGTCCGGGCCCACGCCTCCTGCTGGGAGGCTCGTCTTGCTGATCGATGGACGGTTGCGCCGCCGGGAGGGGAAAGCTATCGCGATGTTGCGCAGCGGCTGCAGGATTTCATCGATGAGCACTCGGGCTTGGAAGGTGGAGGAGAGGTGACAATCCTGGTCGCGCATGGCCTTGCGAACCGGGTGCTTAGGGGGTTGATCCTTGGCGCGCCGCCCGAGGAATTCATGAGTTATGACGAGCCGCAAGACGGATTCTATGAGCTTGCGGAAGGCCGAGAGCGGTTTATCGAGGCCTGA
- a CDS encoding winged helix-turn-helix domain-containing protein: MVDQLPNRDARRLFLHLHALGDSPGRAFRRKDVPELIRRIGFVQVDSIRTVERAHHHILFSRANAYKPDWLHHHLERERTLFENWTHDASVIPVEFFPYWKPKFRRTRDRLLRFDWWRERLGEDYEETCARIRAHIEANGPVRSRDLTADESHHDGSDENKAWWGWKPSKSALEHLWRTGQLAICAREGFQKVYDLVEKVVPPEHFEAEVHDEEFIDWACRSALERLGFATPGELAAYWDAITPGEAKQWAERQDHATAIPVDIENADGTARRHLARPDALDLAAKVPPPPGRIRFLSPFDPALRDRKRLQRLFGFDYRIEVFVPEEKRQYGYYVFPLLEGDRVSGRIDMKADRAAGVLRIRKLWLEPRLSLTPQRKARIEAELVRWLKYLGLERAEGDGFEVAL; the protein is encoded by the coding sequence ATGGTCGATCAACTTCCCAACCGCGACGCGCGCCGCCTCTTCCTTCACCTTCACGCCCTCGGCGACTCTCCCGGCCGGGCGTTCCGGCGCAAGGACGTGCCGGAGCTGATCCGGCGCATCGGCTTCGTGCAGGTCGACAGCATCCGCACGGTCGAGCGCGCGCATCACCACATCCTCTTTTCCAGAGCCAATGCCTACAAGCCGGACTGGCTGCACCATCACCTGGAGCGCGAACGCACCCTGTTCGAGAACTGGACCCATGACGCCTCGGTGATCCCGGTCGAGTTCTTTCCCTACTGGAAACCGAAATTCCGGCGGACCCGCGACCGGCTCCTGCGGTTCGACTGGTGGCGCGAGCGGCTGGGCGAGGATTACGAGGAGACCTGTGCCCGGATCCGCGCACATATCGAGGCGAACGGTCCCGTTCGCTCCCGCGATCTGACGGCGGATGAAAGCCATCACGACGGCAGCGACGAGAACAAGGCCTGGTGGGGCTGGAAACCGTCGAAATCGGCGCTGGAACATCTCTGGCGGACAGGCCAGCTCGCAATCTGTGCCCGCGAGGGTTTCCAGAAGGTCTACGATCTGGTCGAGAAGGTCGTGCCGCCGGAGCATTTCGAGGCGGAGGTGCATGACGAGGAATTCATCGACTGGGCCTGCCGCTCAGCGCTGGAGCGGCTCGGCTTCGCGACGCCGGGCGAGCTGGCGGCCTACTGGGACGCGATCACGCCCGGCGAGGCGAAGCAATGGGCGGAGCGGCAGGATCACGCGACCGCGATCCCGGTCGATATCGAGAACGCGGACGGCACCGCGCGCCGGCATCTGGCCCGACCCGACGCGCTCGACCTCGCAGCGAAGGTCCCGCCGCCGCCCGGACGCATCCGCTTCCTCAGTCCGTTCGACCCGGCGCTGCGCGACCGCAAGCGGCTGCAGCGGCTCTTCGGCTTCGATTACCGGATCGAGGTCTTCGTGCCCGAGGAAAAGCGGCAATATGGCTACTATGTCTTCCCGCTGCTTGAGGGCGACCGGGTTTCCGGCCGGATCGACATGAAGGCGGACCGGGCGGCAGGCGTGCTCCGGATCCGCAAGCTCTGGCTGGAGCCGCGGCTGTCGCTGACGCCTCAACGCAAGGCGCGGATCGAGGCGGAGCTGGTGCGCTGGCTCAAATATCTCGGTCTGGAGCGGGCCGAGGGCGACGGGTTTGAGGTGGCGCTCTAG
- a CDS encoding VOC family protein produces MALKTLDHVNIRTKNLDAMVAWYGRVLDMHPGERPPFPFPGAWLYANGAAMVHLVGVTSDPAPYRPDAQLEHFAIQAEGLSDFLVHLRKEKVAYRCGVLPEMGIQQVNIHDYDGNHIHVDFAPGEKADLTDYDGS; encoded by the coding sequence ATGGCGCTCAAAACCCTCGATCACGTGAATATCCGCACGAAAAATCTCGACGCGATGGTCGCTTGGTACGGCCGCGTGCTCGACATGCATCCGGGCGAGCGCCCGCCCTTCCCCTTCCCGGGCGCCTGGCTCTACGCCAACGGCGCCGCGATGGTGCATCTGGTCGGCGTGACCTCGGATCCCGCGCCCTACCGGCCTGACGCGCAGCTTGAGCATTTCGCCATTCAGGCCGAAGGCCTCAGTGATTTCCTCGTCCATCTAAGAAAGGAAAAGGTCGCCTATCGATGCGGCGTGCTACCGGAAATGGGCATCCAGCAAGTCAATATCCATGACTATGACGGCAACCATATCCATGTCGATTTCGCGCCCGGAGAGAAAGCGGACCTGACGGATTACGACGGGAGCTAG